One genomic segment of Sander lucioperca isolate FBNREF2018 chromosome 10, SLUC_FBN_1.2, whole genome shotgun sequence includes these proteins:
- the gnl1 gene encoding guanine nucleotide-binding protein-like 1 gives MPRKKPFSNKQKKKQLQVKREKKRGDTGSGPSSRNASVERGGERQSDTSDSETTDVRRINQQPFGREGRYDPNRFRLHFEKESKEEVEKRKKLAREKVLQPVSDKELEINISDIFPSEKGLGFPLRPPWSYEMTRENLLRKEEKMYRDYLDDMHSRNPTGSLSHFEHNLETWRQLWRVLEMSDVILLIVDIRHPVLQFPPALYHYITGDIQKQVILVLNKADLCPPPMVIAWKHYMASQFPHLQIVCFTSHPGQPYSTVLQKKRMRKKADWSHAGGPLDILKACQEITAGKVDLSSWEQKIKRDAVAEHLDGEQLDEGAETVLMEHQTDSAMEMSSPSHELYKDGVLTLGCIGFPNVGKSSVINSLVGRKVVSVSRTPGHTKYFQTYYLTPTVKLCDCPGLVFPSLVNKQLQILAGIYPVSQLQEPYSSVGYLCERTPFRSVLKLTHPSLMENKAHNRSQGSEELNWTAWDVCEAWAERRGYKTAKAARNDAYRAANSILRLAVDGRLCLCLKPPGYSCLKEHWENHPDLPEIIALQGRTAVDEGTGERDDDDEGESSTEPEEERDRDADDDEDGDDEDEGFGHPIRKEDKPSGFTVNMYNVLRENECE, from the exons ATGCCCCGGAAAAAGCCATTTAGCaacaaacagaagaagaaacagCTACAGGTCAAacgggagaaaaagagag GTGACACAGGTTCAGGGCCGAGTAGCCGCAATGCTAGTGTGGAGCGAGGAGGAGAGCGACAGTCGGACACCTCAGACAGTGAGACCACTGATGTTCGGAGAATAAATCAACAGCCCTTTGGCAGAGAAGGTAGATATGACCCCAACAG GTTCCGATTGCACTTTGAGAAAGAGAGCAAGGAGGAAGTGGAAAAGAGGAAGAAGTTGGCCAGGGAGAAGGTGTTGCAGCCAGTCTCAGACAAAGAACTTGAGATCAACATCAGTGACATCTTCCCCTCAGAGAAAG GTCTTGGTTTCCCACTACGACCGCCTTGGAGTTATGAGATGACACGAGAGAACCTGCTGAGGAAAGAGGAGAAGATGTATAGAGACTACCTGGATGACATGCACTCCAGAAACCCCACTGGCTCTCTCAGCCACTTTGAGCACAACCTGGAG ACATGGAGGCAGCTATGGAGAGTGTTGGAGATGTCAGATGTCATCCTGCTCATCGTGGACATCAGGCACCCG GTGCTGCAGTTCCCTCCAGCCCTGTACCACTACATCACAGGAGATATTCAGAAGCAGGTGATCCTGGTGTTGAACAAAGCCGACCTGTGTCCTCCCCCAATGGTGATCGCCTGGAAACACTACATGGCCTCCCAGTTCCCCCACCTGCAAATAGTCTGTTTCACCTCCCACCCTGGACAGCCCTACAGCACAG TACTCCAGAAGAAGAGGATGAGGAAGAAGGCTGACTGGAGTCACGCTGGAGGTCCTTTAGATATCCTGAAGGCCTGTCAGGAGATCACAGCAGGGAAAG TTGACCTATCCAGCTGGGAGCAGAAGATTAAGAGAGATGCTGTTGCTGAGCATCTGGATGGGGAGCAGCTGGATGAAGGAGCGGAGACGGTACTGATGGAGCATCAAACTGACAGCGCTATGGAGATGAGCAGCCCATCCCATGAGCTGTACAAAGATGGGGTTCTCACGCTGGGCTGCATAG GCTTTCCAAATGTTGGTAAGTCATCAGTTATAAACAGCCTGGTGGGGAGGAAGGTGGTGAGCGTGTCTCGAACCCCAGGCCACACCAAATACTTCCAGACTTACTACCTCACCCCGACAGTCAAACTCTGTGACTGCCCTGGACTGGTTTTCCCCTCCCTGGTCAATAAACAGTTGCAG ATTCTGGCAGGCATCTACCCAGTGTCTCAGCTGCAGGAGCCCTACAGCTCAGTTGGTTATCTGTGTGAAAGGACTCCTTTCCGCTCTGTGCTGAAGCTCACACACCCCAGTTTGATGGAGAACAAAGCCCATAATAGAAGCCAGGGGTCTGAAGAGCTCAACTGGACTGCCTGGGATGTGTGTGAAG CATGGGCAGAGAGAAGAGGCTATAAGACAGCAAAAGCAGCTCGCAATGATGCTTACAGAGCAGCTAACAGTATCCTGCGGTTGGCAGTTGATGGCAGATTGTGCCTCTGCCTTAAACCACCTGGCTACAGCTGCCTGAAAG AGCACTGGGAAAATCACCCAGACCTGCCGGAGATTATTGCACTGCAAGGAAGGACGGCAGTAGATGAAGGAACAGGGGAgagggatgatgatgatgaaggagAGTCCAGCACCGAgccagaggaagagagagaccgGGACGCAGACGACGATGAGGAtggagatgatgaagatgagggGTTTGGACATCCAATACGGAAGGAAGATAAGCCATCTGGCTTTACTGTCAACATGTACAATGTCCTTCGGGAAAATGAGTGCGAGTGA
- the znf384b gene encoding zinc finger protein 384b isoform X2, translating into MMEDSHFNSSYFWSPIPTVSGQIENAMFLNKVKDQQEKNASFSSSPASHYQTALLTIPTPGTKTDGGGQACSVAHLHPAAHSTQNMLSVPSTGIMTAAGLVITTPQGTLVSPTSSQSFVSGHPATTMIVSALHSADKKEGDGAPHVVVMPAPSKRGRKKKTTLSRVGPAGNETLILAHLTAGGQVASLHHQTGDPYELSEEDHGPKDSTKTYRNHTESKPHKCPHCTKSFANSSYLAQHVRIHTGVKPYTCSYCQKCFRQLSHLQQHNRIHTGDRPYKCIQPGCEKSFTQLSNLQSHRRQHNKDKPYKCTNCNKGYVDAASLEVHMSTHTVKHARIYSCGLCNRTYTSETYLVKHMEKHNPDQLTAPAAQAAQQNQSQGQSRVDGADGGSSQPGGAGSGGAGGGQQGQSQSNYPQTETISCPFDLHQYKTVSASDIQYKPVSIADITSHKNLCLTVSASTIQVEHLNS; encoded by the exons ATGATGGAAGACTCTCATTTTAATTCATCGTATTTCTGGTCTCCCATCCCCACTGTATCAGGACAG ATTGAGAACGCCATGTTCCTGAACAAGGTGAAAGACCAACAGGAAAAGAATGCttccttctcttcttccccTGCATCCCACTACCAAACAGCTCTTCTCACCATCCCCACTCCtgggacaaagacagatggagGAGGGCAGGCTTGTAGTGTGGCACACCTCCACCCGGCGGCTCACAGCACCCAGAACATGCTGTCTGTCCCCTCCACAGGCATCATGACAGCAG CGGGTCTGGTCATCACAACTCCTCAGGGAACACTAGTCTCTCCCACCTCCTCTCAGTCGTTTGTCTCTGGTCATCCAGCAACGACCATGATTGTTTCAGCTCTCCATTCTGCAG ACAAAAAAGAAGGGGACGGGGCGCCCCATGTTGTTGTGATGCCGGCGCCCTCCAAACGAGGCAGAAAGAAGAAGACAACACTGTCTAGGGTCGGTCCTGCAGGAAATGAAACCCTAATACTGGCTCATCTGACAGCTGGTGGCCAG gtGGCATCTTTGCACCATCAGACTGGAGACCCATATGAGCTGTCAGAGGAAGACCATGGCCCAAAAGACAGCACTAAGACATACAG GAACCACACAGAGTCAAAGCCTCATAAGTGTCCCCATTGTACCAAGTCATTTGCCAACTCCAGCTACCTGGCCCAACATGTCCGCATCCACACTGGAGTGAAACCCTACACCTGCTCCTACTGCCAAAAGTGCTTCAGACAGCTCAGTCATCTTCAGCAGCACAACAG gATTCACACCGGAGATCGGCCATACAAGTGTATCCAACCAGGATGTGAGAAATCCTTCACGCAACTCTCGAATTTACAG TCCCACCGGCGTCAACACAACAAGGACAAGCCCTACAAGTGCACCAACTGCAATAAAGGATACGTAGATGCAGCGAGCCTGGAGGTGCACATGTCCACTCACACAGTCAAGCACGCGAGGATCTACTCGTGTGGTCTCTGCAACCGCACTTATACCTCA GAGACGTATCTGGTGAAACACATGGAGAAACACAACCCAGACCAGCTAACTGCACCAGCAGCACAGGCGGCACAACAGAACCAAAGCCAGGGTCAGAGCCGGGTAGACGGCGCAGATGGAGGATCAAGCCAACCTGGGGGAGCTGGGAGCGGAGGAGCGGGCGGAGGCCAGCAAGGACAGAGCCAGAGCAACTACCCCCAGACAGAAACCATCTCCTGTCCATTTGACCTCCACCAATACAAGACAGTGTCTGCCAGTGACATCCAGTACAAACCTGTCAGCATAGCTGACATTACTTCCCACAAGAACCTCTGTCTCACTGTGTCAGCATCCACCATTCAAGTGGAGCACCTCAACTCTTAG
- the znf384b gene encoding zinc finger protein 384b isoform X1 codes for MMEDSHFNSSYFWSPIPTVSGQIENAMFLNKVKDQQEKNASFSSSPASHYQTALLTIPTPGTKTDGGGQACSVAHLHPAAHSTQNMLSVPSTGIMTAAGLVITTPQGTLVSPTSSQSFVSGHPATTMIVSALHSADKKEGDGAPHVVVMPAPSKRGRKKKTTLSRVGPAGNETLILAHLTAGGQVASLHHQTGDPYELSEEDHGPKDSTKTYRCRMCAATFLSKSDMQIHSKSHTEAKPHKCPHCAKSFANSSYLAQHIRIHSGAKPYTCSYCQKSFRQLSHLQQHTRNHTESKPHKCPHCTKSFANSSYLAQHVRIHTGVKPYTCSYCQKCFRQLSHLQQHNRIHTGDRPYKCIQPGCEKSFTQLSNLQSHRRQHNKDKPYKCTNCNKGYVDAASLEVHMSTHTVKHARIYSCGLCNRTYTSETYLVKHMEKHNPDQLTAPAAQAAQQNQSQGQSRVDGADGGSSQPGGAGSGGAGGGQQGQSQSNYPQTETISCPFDLHQYKTVSASDIQYKPVSIADITSHKNLCLTVSASTIQVEHLNS; via the exons ATGATGGAAGACTCTCATTTTAATTCATCGTATTTCTGGTCTCCCATCCCCACTGTATCAGGACAG ATTGAGAACGCCATGTTCCTGAACAAGGTGAAAGACCAACAGGAAAAGAATGCttccttctcttcttccccTGCATCCCACTACCAAACAGCTCTTCTCACCATCCCCACTCCtgggacaaagacagatggagGAGGGCAGGCTTGTAGTGTGGCACACCTCCACCCGGCGGCTCACAGCACCCAGAACATGCTGTCTGTCCCCTCCACAGGCATCATGACAGCAG CGGGTCTGGTCATCACAACTCCTCAGGGAACACTAGTCTCTCCCACCTCCTCTCAGTCGTTTGTCTCTGGTCATCCAGCAACGACCATGATTGTTTCAGCTCTCCATTCTGCAG ACAAAAAAGAAGGGGACGGGGCGCCCCATGTTGTTGTGATGCCGGCGCCCTCCAAACGAGGCAGAAAGAAGAAGACAACACTGTCTAGGGTCGGTCCTGCAGGAAATGAAACCCTAATACTGGCTCATCTGACAGCTGGTGGCCAG gtGGCATCTTTGCACCATCAGACTGGAGACCCATATGAGCTGTCAGAGGAAGACCATGGCCCAAAAGACAGCACTAAGACATACAG GTGCCGGATGTGTGCGGCGACCTTCCTCAGTAAGTCTGACATGCAGATCCACTCCAAGTCGCACACAGAGGCCAAACCTCACAAGTGTCCACACTGCGCCAAGTCATTCGCCAACTCCAGCTACCTGGCCCAGCACATCCGCATCCACAGCGGGGCCAAGCCTTACACCTGCTCCTACTGCCAGAAATCTTTCAGGCAGCTCAGTCATTTACAGCAGCACACACG GAACCACACAGAGTCAAAGCCTCATAAGTGTCCCCATTGTACCAAGTCATTTGCCAACTCCAGCTACCTGGCCCAACATGTCCGCATCCACACTGGAGTGAAACCCTACACCTGCTCCTACTGCCAAAAGTGCTTCAGACAGCTCAGTCATCTTCAGCAGCACAACAG gATTCACACCGGAGATCGGCCATACAAGTGTATCCAACCAGGATGTGAGAAATCCTTCACGCAACTCTCGAATTTACAG TCCCACCGGCGTCAACACAACAAGGACAAGCCCTACAAGTGCACCAACTGCAATAAAGGATACGTAGATGCAGCGAGCCTGGAGGTGCACATGTCCACTCACACAGTCAAGCACGCGAGGATCTACTCGTGTGGTCTCTGCAACCGCACTTATACCTCA GAGACGTATCTGGTGAAACACATGGAGAAACACAACCCAGACCAGCTAACTGCACCAGCAGCACAGGCGGCACAACAGAACCAAAGCCAGGGTCAGAGCCGGGTAGACGGCGCAGATGGAGGATCAAGCCAACCTGGGGGAGCTGGGAGCGGAGGAGCGGGCGGAGGCCAGCAAGGACAGAGCCAGAGCAACTACCCCCAGACAGAAACCATCTCCTGTCCATTTGACCTCCACCAATACAAGACAGTGTCTGCCAGTGACATCCAGTACAAACCTGTCAGCATAGCTGACATTACTTCCCACAAGAACCTCTGTCTCACTGTGTCAGCATCCACCATTCAAGTGGAGCACCTCAACTCTTAG